Below is a genomic region from Synechococcales cyanobacterium T60_A2020_003.
GCTATCATCGTCGTTCGATTGCTGAAACTACCATGTTCCGCTTTAAGACTATTTTTGGGGGCAATCTCAGTGCACGTCAATTTGACAATCAAGCCGTGGAATTGTTCATCAAATGTGTTGCGCTCAACCGCATGATTCAGATCGCTAAACCCGATAGCTACAAGGTTGAAGGTTAATACCAGGACACTCTCAAGGCGAACCTGACCGTTTTTCTAATCATGCAACAAAGCCAGACTGGTTTATCATCCTGATCGCAACGATATTTCTTTGGCTGGAGTCCTCTACGCGCTGGGCGATCCGATTCGACTCGAAATTGTGCGGCGGTTAGCCTCGGAATCAGAACTTCCCTGTGCAGCGATGGATCTCCCCGTTGCCAAGTCTACCCTGTCCCATCATTTTAAGGTGCTGCGCGAGGCGGGGGTGCTGTATTGCCGAAAAGAGGGAACACAGCACATGAACTCACTCCGACGTGATGATCTGGATGCGCGGTTTCCGGGGCTGCTAGACATTATTTTGCAATCGGAGCGATCGCCTTTATGAGGGGATCTGTTTTTTTAATTTAGTTGAGTTACTGATCACGGATCAAACTGGCCGATGGCAAGCATAGCTTGGTTCATGTGTTGGGCGATCCGGGTAATGTGTTTGCTAACCCGTCGCAACCAACGAATGGCTTCAAGACGTGCTGTGCCCACGAAAACGTCGATTTGGCTACTGGCTACCTGTTTCAGCGTTAGTTCGCGGTAGGGACGTACCTTTTGATGAATCAGATCGGCGGTTTGACTTGCTCGATCGGCGGCAGTCTGCCATTGATCGGCTTGAATCAAATCCATCACGTCTTGGATGGTATCGGTTAGGATTTGGCGTTCGTCCTCAAGCTCGATCGTTGTTTGCACCGTTCTAGCGCGGTCTTCGTCTTCCTCACACCGTTCATGAATCCGTTGGAGATGATCCAGGGCGTGCATCATATTGATCAGTCGATCCCAGTCCGCCCCAGATCCAGTGTCCACATGGATCTGATCTAGATACGTATGTGTTTCATCCAAGGCAATTTGCAATTCGGTCAAATCCATACGCTGGTAATGCAAATTGCCCAGAATAGCAGACACATGCTGAAGCAGAGCCAGAACCTCACCCTGAATAGACCTCTGAGCGGCGTTCAACGCAAGATCGGGTTGTACTAGCAGTGCTTCGCTTAAGCCGTCGGTGTAGGCGGGGCCTGTACTGGGAACCAGGCGAACGAGCAAGGCTGCAAATTGACGCGTAAACGGAAGAATTGTCAAAACCCCAACTAAATTGAAGGACGTGTGAAAGGCGACTAGACCAATCTCGGCATTTTGCGTTAGGAGTTCCGGTGTAATCCGATTCACAAGATGGGTGTAGGGGGTAATCAGGAGCAGCGCTAAGCAGGCTGTCCACACGTTATACACAACATGGGAAAGGCCAGTGCGGCGGGCACTCACCGAAGCGCCTAAGGTGGCCAAAATCGCGGTCACGGTCGTTCCCACATCCATGCCAATTACTAGGGATGCCGCTTGTTCAAAGTTGACAGCGCCCGCATACAGAGCCGCCAAGGTCGCAGCAACGCCAGCACTAGAGGATTGGGTGATCACCGTAACCGCAATTCCCAACGCGACTAACTGGAGGCGTCCGGCGATTGTATCGGGTGGGAGCTGAGCAGGTGTAATGATCCCCTCTAGCCCCCGCATTGCGTCTTGCATCGTAGTGATGCCCACGAAGATTAGCCCAAAGCCTGC
It encodes:
- a CDS encoding helix-turn-helix transcriptional regulator — its product is MVYHPDRNDISLAGVLYALGDPIRLEIVRRLASESELPCAAMDLPVAKSTLSHHFKVLREAGVLYCRKEGTQHMNSLRRDDLDARFPGLLDIILQSERSPL
- a CDS encoding Na/Pi cotransporter family protein; translated protein: MIVMTDGLRALAGRAMRSALMRFTRSPLSGVLTGAATTAILQSSSATTVATVGFVNAGLIKFSEAIGIILGANLGTTVTGWLVAILGFKLKLGTVVLPLVFIGASLKLFAKDRWSGLGYAIAGFGLIFVGITTMQDAMRGLEGIITPAQLPPDTIAGRLQLVALGIAVTVITQSSSAGVAATLAALYAGAVNFEQAASLVIGMDVGTTVTAILATLGASVSARRTGLSHVVYNVWTACLALLLITPYTHLVNRITPELLTQNAEIGLVAFHTSFNLVGVLTILPFTRQFAALLVRLVPSTGPAYTDGLSEALLVQPDLALNAAQRSIQGEVLALLQHVSAILGNLHYQRMDLTELQIALDETHTYLDQIHVDTGSGADWDRLINMMHALDHLQRIHERCEEDEDRARTVQTTIELEDERQILTDTIQDVMDLIQADQWQTAADRASQTADLIHQKVRPYRELTLKQVASSQIDVFVGTARLEAIRWLRRVSKHITRIAQHMNQAMLAIGQFDP
- a CDS encoding IS5/IS1182 family transposase; translated protein: YHRRSIAETTMFRFKTIFGGNLSARQFDNQAVELFIKCVALNRMIQIAKPDSYKVEG